A region from the Candidatus Thorarchaeota archaeon genome encodes:
- a CDS encoding pyridoxal-phosphate dependent enzyme, whose protein sequence is MLDTTKGYLDYFVAGVGTGGTITGVGRILKAECPGAKVIAVEPEESPALSEGRKGSHKIQGIGAGFVPDVLDLDVIDDIRIVSYEKAARTARDLAREEEIFSGISSGAAVAVTLELASNLENEERLVTILPDTGERYLTTDLFSD, encoded by the coding sequence ATACTAGATACCACTAAGGGATATCTTGATTATTTCGTGGCAGGAGTTGGTACAGGAGGCACAATAACTGGTGTTGGTCGAATTCTGAAAGCTGAGTGCCCAGGTGCAAAAGTTATTGCTGTTGAGCCAGAAGAATCTCCAGCCTTGTCAGAAGGAAGGAAAGGATCTCATAAGATTCAAGGGATAGGAGCGGGATTTGTACCAGATGTCTTGGATTTAGACGTGATTGATGACATCCGAATTGTGAGCTACGAAAAGGCAGCAAGAACTGCACGTGATCTGGCTCGAGAAGAAGAAATCTTCTCTGGAATATCCTCCGGAGCTGCAGTTGCGGTTACTCTTGAATTGGCTAGCAATCTTGAGAATGAGGAACGATTGGTTACAATACTACCTGACACGGGAGAACGGTATTTAACCACCGACTTGTTCTCTGACTAG
- the nadA gene encoding quinolinate synthase NadA — translation MTDAVSDLQQQILDLKKERNALILAHNYQVLENQHVADFVGSSLQLARKSAEMEGYDMVVFAGVMFMAETASILSDIPVYIPEPNALCPLAAMNDPEKIRAKKKEHPDAPVVVYVNTTAETKAVADIVCTSSNAVEVVESLGSEKVIFGPDANLAEYVRRRTDVEVIDVDTEGHCFVHRRFDVDSIRALKEDHPEAIVLAHPECSPAVQDIADKVCSTGGMVRTVSTSPKSEFIIATEIGLVHRLQEDHPNKVIIPALETAVCRRMKLTTLEKILAVLQDRPEENRVVVPPAIAESVRVVLERMNRVQRSISP, via the coding sequence TTGACCGATGCGGTTTCGGATTTACAACAACAAATTCTCGATCTGAAGAAGGAACGAAATGCCCTGATACTCGCTCACAATTACCAGGTGCTGGAAAACCAGCATGTTGCTGATTTTGTAGGCAGTTCTCTCCAGCTCGCCAGAAAATCAGCAGAAATGGAGGGATATGATATGGTAGTATTTGCCGGCGTTATGTTCATGGCTGAGACTGCATCAATCCTGTCTGATATCCCTGTTTACATCCCCGAGCCAAATGCGTTGTGTCCTCTTGCTGCAATGAACGACCCCGAGAAGATTCGCGCAAAGAAGAAAGAACATCCCGATGCACCTGTTGTGGTGTATGTCAATACGACGGCAGAAACAAAGGCCGTCGCAGATATAGTATGTACATCAAGCAATGCCGTGGAAGTGGTGGAGAGCCTTGGATCCGAGAAGGTCATTTTCGGACCTGATGCCAACCTCGCTGAATATGTGCGCAGGCGCACCGATGTAGAGGTGATTGACGTGGATACTGAAGGCCATTGTTTCGTGCACCGCCGATTTGATGTTGACTCGATTCGGGCTTTGAAGGAGGACCACCCGGAAGCAATCGTATTGGCTCATCCTGAATGCTCGCCTGCGGTTCAAGACATTGCGGATAAAGTGTGTTCCACAGGAGGTATGGTGCGAACGGTATCTACTTCTCCCAAGAGTGAGTTCATAATTGCTACTGAAATCGGATTGGTCCATCGCCTTCAGGAGGACCATCCGAACAAAGTTATCATTCCAGCGCTTGAAACCGCAGTTTGCAGACGTATGAAGCTCACCACCCTTGAAAAGATCCTTGCCGTACTTCAAGATCGGCCCGAAGAGAATAGAGTGGTAGTACCACCCGCGATAGCAGAATCAGTTAGAGTTGTTCTCGAAAGGATGAACCGGGTTCAACGAAGTATCTCTCCCTGA
- the thiI gene encoding tRNA 4-thiouridine(8) synthase ThiI, whose translation MGYVVVHYSEIGLKKGNREYFERLLVRNIQKKLGVLAERVNRKYGYLLVETDSLDEVCQKLSEVPGVAYSLKSSRAELDMDDFRTKSLNILQNRDFNSFRVTTKRQNKSFPMTSMDVSRVLGEFIVNELDKEVDLEYPDVELIVEIYGKYAYLSADRFEGIVGLPVDEENKVVTLMSGGFDSPVAAYLMMKRGAKVILVHFQNYRLMKQSVEDKVEQLANALAKYQGSTILYVIPFQEIQEDIVTKCLAKVRMLVYRRVMLRISEKVMHKEKAKALVTGDNIFQVSSQTLENLRAVYDATEELVLTPLAGFNKMEIIKLSKEIGTFDISKLPYGDCCSFFIPEHPELRGSVEDLRREERKLDEGLWDKALEKANRMVF comes from the coding sequence TGGGATACGTCGTAGTTCATTACTCTGAAATCGGACTGAAGAAAGGCAATCGAGAGTATTTCGAGCGACTTCTGGTAAGAAACATTCAAAAAAAGCTAGGGGTGCTGGCAGAGCGGGTTAATCGAAAATATGGTTACCTGCTTGTGGAGACTGATTCACTGGATGAAGTATGTCAGAAGCTCTCTGAGGTACCAGGAGTAGCATATTCACTGAAAAGTTCGAGAGCAGAACTTGATATGGATGATTTCAGAACGAAAAGCTTGAACATCTTGCAGAACAGGGATTTCAACAGCTTCAGAGTAACAACCAAACGCCAGAACAAATCATTCCCCATGACCAGCATGGACGTAAGCAGGGTACTGGGCGAATTCATCGTCAACGAGCTAGACAAAGAAGTTGATTTGGAATATCCAGATGTCGAGCTCATAGTGGAAATCTACGGCAAGTATGCCTACCTGTCAGCTGATCGCTTTGAGGGCATTGTTGGTCTTCCTGTTGACGAGGAGAACAAGGTTGTGACCTTGATGAGCGGTGGCTTTGACAGCCCCGTTGCAGCCTACCTGATGATGAAGCGGGGAGCGAAAGTCATTCTCGTTCATTTTCAGAACTATCGTCTTATGAAACAGAGTGTTGAAGACAAGGTTGAGCAGCTTGCCAACGCTCTGGCAAAGTACCAAGGCAGCACGATTCTGTACGTAATACCCTTTCAAGAGATTCAGGAAGATATTGTGACCAAATGCTTGGCGAAAGTTAGAATGCTGGTTTATCGCCGGGTCATGCTCAGAATCAGCGAAAAGGTCATGCACAAGGAAAAGGCAAAAGCCTTGGTGACCGGTGATAACATATTTCAGGTATCCTCTCAGACATTAGAGAACTTGCGCGCGGTATATGATGCGACTGAGGAGCTGGTTCTCACCCCTCTGGCGGGATTCAACAAGATGGAGATAATCAAATTGTCCAAGGAAATTGGCACTTTCGACATCTCCAAGCTGCCCTATGGTGATTGCTGCTCCTTCTTCATACCCGAACACCCCGAACTTCGAGGCAGCGTAGAGGATTTGAGAAGGGAAGAAAGAAAGTTGGATGAAGGCCTCTGGGACAAAGCGTTGGAAAAAGCTAATCGGATGGTCTTCTGA